In Halichondria panicea chromosome 9, odHalPani1.1, whole genome shotgun sequence, a genomic segment contains:
- the LOC135341107 gene encoding uncharacterized protein LOC135341107, with protein sequence MQARQAPNEQQKDFPVEPPPCSSPFTAEYNGRHYNWRGIGPGQRSIVISVYDSRTEQWSLLPTTGPPPPGEWGGRSVCVGRYLYTFGGGDGSSWHNDMYSLDLERLHWTKVQTSGSQPIKKFGCGLISVDERTLCCSGGHGIGPTQPGSTFTKDTRYTDGSGWTNEFHLFDVQTGVWSSPELKGERPPPCAYFTFTKVDRHRAIFFGGRQPDHRVNNVYVFNFSNMEVTKVEPVQGEPWPVGMSVPAACCLKYGEDHPQLLVYGGVDNDKKALGDMWILNVDTGKWTEFTPSESVQPRYNHSTTAISLGPALIEVLVFGGRREWLGVSIAETTILRFELTGPSPGKWALVDVAYNDTRGSAQRLGEKRIIRRATARASLVMETSNYSSQYRVRALEQQLLASEQREQDTQHHCELLLQGKDRELAAQGQELTAKDRELAAERRNLATKKRELIEANHHCTDAERQLRESQQTVQDANRREADLYAQITALRVELEGKTKELAAHNTEVWRIPASRVRTMRTIGTGGWGEVLEGTVKVAVKRLFAAIVNLRNLERLQREMRLLAEVRHPNLVQFIGAVFDQSPPLIITELLDMNLRQAYEMNQLVPGNRLSIFIDIAQALDYLHQRYEPIIHRDVSAPNVLLQQMPNHQWKGKVSDLGSANFLQQAQTMGEGAIIYSPPEVIPQAADPFNPPLRQSVKIDVYSYGIVLCEVIASRFPSAEHYREMILQVQRERPIMCELIVRCTKRDPNDRLSMAQVLVELNKIVPF encoded by the exons atgcAAGCTCGTCAAGCACCAAATGAACAGCAAAAGGATTTTCCTGTTGAACCACCACCTTGTTCTAGCCCTTTCACCGCTGAATATAATGGACGTCATTACAATTGGAGAGGAATTGGTCCAGGACAGAGGTCAATCGTCATTTCTGTGTATGACTCAAGAACTGAGCAGTGGAGCCTCttgcccaccactggacctcCACCCCCTGGAGAGTGGGGTGGTCGCTCTGTTTGCGTAGGTCGTTACCTGTACACCTTTGGTGGTGGTGATGGGTCTTCTTGGCACAATGACATGTACAGTCTTGATCTTGAGAGACTCCATTGGACCAAAGTTCAAACCTCTGGCAGTCAGCCTATTAAAAAATTTGGTTGTGGACTTATCAGCGTTGATGAGAGAACTCTGTGCTGCTCAGGAGGACACGGTATTGGCCCCACACAACCAGGATCAACATTTACCAAAGACACACGATACACTGATGGAAGTGGATGGACAAATGAGTTCCATCTGTTTGATGTTCAAACTG gtgtctggtcgtcccCTGAACTCAAAggagagagacctcctccCTGTGCCTACTTCACGTTCACCAAGGTGGACAGGCACAGGGCGATCTTCTTTGGAGGGAGACAACCTGACCATAGGGTCAACAATGTCTACGTGTTCAACTTCAGTAACATG GAGGTCACTAAAGTGGagccagtacagggagagCCATGGCCAGTGGGAATGTCAGTACCTGCTGCCTGCTGTCTGAAGTACGGGGaggaccaccctcaactactTGTGTACGGAGGAGTAGATAATGACAAAAAAGCGTTGGGGGATATGTGGATACTTAATGTTGACACTGGAAAGTGGACAGAG TTCACACCTTCTGAGTCAGTTCAACCACGGTACAACCACTCCACCACTGCCATCAGTCTGGGACCAGCACTCATTGAGGTCCTCGTGTTTGGAGGCCGTCGGGAGTGGTTGGGAGTTAGCATTGCAGAGACAACTATACTGAGATTTG AATTGACTGGACCCTCGCCTGGAAAGTGGGCTCTCGTGGATGTTGCCTACAACGACACTAGAGGCTCCGCTCAGCGACTGGGAGAGAAGAGGATAATCAGACGAGCAACTGCTCGTGCCTCATTAGTCATGGAGACCAGCAACTACTCCTCTCAATACCGGGTGAGGGCTTTGGAACAACAGCTACTAGCATCAGAGCAGAGAGAGCAGGACACTCAACATCACTGTGAACTACTGTTGCAAGGAAAGGATCGAGAATTGGCTGCTCAAGGTCAAGAATTGACTGCAAAAGATCGAGAATTAGCTGCTGAACGTCGAAATTTGGCTACAAAAAAACGTGAATTGATAGAGGCCAACCATCACTGTACAGATGCTGAGAGACAACTCAGAGAATCTCAACAAACAGTCCAAGATGCCAACAGGAGAGAAGCTGACCTGTATGCTCAAATCACAGCTCTCAGGGTGGAGTTAGAAGGCAAAACAAAAGAGTTggcagcacacaacacagaggtgtgGAGGATTCCAGCCAGCAGAGtaagaaccatgagaacaatTGGTACTGGAGGGTGGGGGGAGGTGCTGGAGGGAACTGTGAAGGTGGCCGTCAAACGACTCTTTGCTGCCATTGTCAATCTACGCAATCTGGAGAGACTCCAGAGAGAAATGAGGCTCTTGGCTGAAGTACGGCATCCCAACCTGGTACAGTTCATTGGGGCAGTGTTTGACcagtcccctcctctcatcatCACCGAGCTTTTGGACATGAATCTTCGACAAGCGTACGAGATGAATCAACTAGTACCAGGAAACCGCCTCTCGATCTTCATTGACATTGCCCAAGCTCTGGACTACTTGCACCAGCGCTACGAGCCTATCATCCATcgtgatgtgagtgctcccaaCGTCCTCCTCCAGCAAATGCCCAACCATCAGTGGAAGGGGAAGGTCTCTGACCTCGGATCAGCCAACTTTCTACAGCAGGCTCAGACGATGGGAGAGGGGGCCATAATCTACTCTCCTCCTGAAGTCATCCCTCAAGCTGCAGATCCATTTAATCCCCCTCTAAGGCAGTCTGTCAAGatcgatgtgtacagctacggcATTGTCCTCTGTGAGGTGATCGCTAGTCGATTCCCAAGTGCTGAACATTATCGAGAGATGATTCTCCAAGTACAGAGAGAGCGACCCATTATGTGTGAGCTGATTGTCCGCTGCACTAAGAGAGACCCCAATGATCGACTCAGTATGGCACAGGTGCTCGTGGAACTGAACAAAATTGTACCTTTTTAA
- the LOC135341113 gene encoding short-chain collagen C4-like: MKWSMIAVAIVVSVQVLVASGQPPGPPGLMGPKGQRGIPGRDGRDGQPGPAGSDGQAGTPGRDGRDGLTGTPGFRGEPGPANGPQGPRGLPGVKGEAGPRGFTGAPGPKSGGVVYTRWGNSTCPTVSGTERIYSGRVGGSYYSQGAAANHLCLPPDPEYTLPYRNGVQGHSTLYGAEYDLPVRGTQDHNVPCAVCLASSRATYLMIPAKTSCPRYWTKEYDGYLMSEWFNQNPSMYECVDKGQESVPGSHANTQGVLFTHVEVNCDSGLPCPPYNNYKEVNCVVCTN; the protein is encoded by the exons ATGAAGTGGAGCATGATTGCTGTGGCTATTGTAGTTAGTGTACAAGTACTAGTGGCATCAG GTCAGCCGCCAGGACCACCAGGACTAATGGGACCTAAAGGGCAACGAGGGATTCCAGGTAGAGACGGTCGTGACGGTCAACCTGGACCAGCAGGAAGTGATGGGCAAGCTGGTACCCCAGGAAGAGATGGGAGGGATGGACTAACAGGAACACCTGGATTCAGAGGAGAGCCAGGCCCAGCCAATGGGCCACAAGGACCTAGAGGATTGCCTGGAGTGAAAGGAGAGGCCGGCCCTCGAGGATTTACTGGTGCACCGGGACCAAAAAGCGGGGGTGTTGTGTACACAAGGTGGGGTAACAGCACTTGCCCGACTGTGTCTGGAACAGAGCGCATATACAGTGGGAGAGTTGGGGGGAGTTATTACAGCCAGGGAGCAGCAGCAAACCATCTTTGCCTACCTCCAGATCCAGAATACACCTTACCTTATCGAAATGGTGTTCAAGGTCATTCGACTCTCTATGGTGCAGAATATGACCTCCCAGTCAGAGGAACACAAGACCACAACGTTCCCTGTGCAGTCTGCCTAGCGTCTAGCAGAGCAACATATCTAATGATTCCTGCTAAGACGTCCTGTCCACGTTACTGGACAAAAGAGTACGATGGTTACCTTATGTCCGAGTGGTTCAACCAAAATCCATCAATGTACGAATGTGTAGACAAGGGGCAAGAGTCGGTGCCTGGAAGTCATGCCAACACTCAAGGTGTTTTGTTCACTCATGTCGAAGTTAACTGTGATAGTGGACTACCCTGCCCTCCCTACAATAACTATAAAGAAGTCAACTGTGTTGTTTGCACAAACTAA